One Pichia kudriavzevii chromosome 3, complete sequence genomic window carries:
- a CDS encoding uncharacterized protein (PKUD0C04300; similar to Saccharomyces cerevisiae YOR017W (PET127); ancestral locus Anc_7.111), whose translation MLAIHKRRTLDFYYKSRYVIEYVRFQSTECSDTAQLDANGAVISHLAEKLNNETTERAINPVTPVSTGVVRGSILPQYVSLKKYNDSQDLIPRLSHKLDRTLFSPGVHYLQDPRTHFTNFDASLLSIPHLNELNMDKISNFIPSSRDTKLLDISKDLNSNKTGKHSVNFFSSTSSMTGVLTKFHKFLSGNRPINTGNFSKVFPSQTTFTSTIDVPTSLVVTPKDEDATTFSIDADRSTDSEITLSVLGNALELMLTKKPKEFNKYLKSSKLEPEADKSAYHYAKIGKFLIRSQLDAFHQNLPGRGTFDIKTRAVCAIRFDLAHTDYYPTNYEIVRTHGLFESFERELFDAARIVMFKYGLQARLGNMDGIFMAFHNIKKFLGFQYLPLSEIDNIYFGDISDEFTRYGENVLVKTGSDYNKKGGTNTDDKSNKAGVSNQEFLSNIVNDIGNHFQTKREALSTYVANKELRFSMKLLENLMDVILKDTGGVPFRMIFKKMKGKKAAGIESREDEIFDDSSPFNEKSSDGRMVVIVNTLTPEELTELQMLSNEKIEKSKILLKNSQDEKMSTTARIKFFSKYASEFKGKFFRLNKQILKNSKSNGGFFGYEINIQHFFNDKPSSDKYPMPSVDILEDKKYKWDIKYSVNKINEEADLVYLFNKFVSNIGYSAFRSSESDANVDVYTDDGYVQIDENASELQNITRAYSARALKRKSLKVKK comes from the coding sequence ATGTTGGCCATACATAAACGTCGCACATTAGATTTTTACTATAAGTCCAGATATGTGATAGAATATGTTCGTTTTCAGTCGACTGAGTGTTCTGATACTGCACAACTAGATGCAAATGGTGCAGTCATTTCACATTTAGCggagaaattgaacaatgaAACAACGGAAAGGGCAATCAACCCGGTCACACCAGTATCCACCGGCGTAGTTAGAGGCAGTATACTTCCACAGTACGTTTCTCTGAAGAAATACAACGATTCTCAGGATTTGATACCAAGATTGTCACACAAGCTCGATAGAACGTTATTCTCACCGGGTGTACATTATTTACAAGATCCACGGACACATTTTACAAATTTTGATGCTTCTCTATTAAGCATACCACATCTGAATGAATTGAATATGGATAAAATCAGTAATTTTATCCCGTCTTCACGTGATACAAAACTATTAGACATATCGAAAGACTTAAACTCCAATAAAACAGGTAAACATTCagtgaattttttttcatctaCATCATCAATGACTGGAGTTTTAACCAAGTTTCATAAATTCTTGAGTGGAAATAGACCTATCAATACAGGTAATTTTTCTAAGGTTTTCCCATCACAGACTACTTTTACTAGTACAATTGATGTACCTACTTCATTAGTGGTGACACccaaagatgaagatgcaaCTACATTTTCTATTGATGCAGATAGATCTACTGATTCCGAGATCACACTATCTGTTCTAGGTAATGCATTAGAATTGATGCTTACCAAAAAGCCCAAAGAGTTCAACAAGTACTTGAAATCCTCAAAACTTGAACCAGAAGCTGATAAATCGGCGTATCATTATGCCAAGATTGGTAAATTCTTAATTAGATCGCAGCTAGATGCGTTTCATCAGAATTTACCTGGAAGGGGTACCTTTGATATTAAAACTAGAGCAGTCTGTGCGATTAGATTTGACCTAGCACACACTGATTACTATCCAACGAATTATGAGATTGTGCGTACCCACGGGTTATTTGAAAGCTTTGAACGTGAATTATTTGATGCTGCCAGAATTGTTATGTTTAAGTATGGACTACAAGCAAGGCTGGGAAATATGGACGGTATTTTTATGGCGTTCCATAACATCAAGAAGTTTCTTGGCTTCCAATATCTTCCACTTTCCgaaattgataatatttATTTTGGAGATATTTCAGACGAATTCACTAGGTATGGCGAGAATGTACTAGTAAAAACCGGTAGCGACTATAATAAGAAGGGTGGAACTAATACAGATGATAAGTCCAACAAAGCTGGTGTCAGTAATCAAGAATTTCTGTCAAATATTGTTAATGACATAGGAAACCATTTTCAAACGAAGAGGGAGGCATTATCAACGTACGTTGCTAATAAAGAATTGAGATTCTCTATGAAATTACTGGAGAATTTGATGGATGTAATATTAAAGGATACTGGAGGTGTGCCATTTCGAATgatcttcaaaaaaatgaaggGTAAGAAAGCTGCAGGTATTGAGAGTCGGGaggatgaaatttttgatgattcttCCCCGTTCAACGAGAAATCCAGTGATGGTAGGATGGTTGTAATTGTGAATACCCTCACTCCGGAAGAACTGACTGAACTGCAAATGTTatccaatgaaaaaattgaaaaaagtaaaatCCTACTAAAGAATTCACAAGATGAAAAGATGAGTACGACCGCCAGaatcaagtttttctctaaatatGCATCTGAGTTCAAGGGTAAGTTTTTCAGATTAAATAAgcagatattgaagaatagTAAATCCAATGGAGGATTTTTTGGTTACGAGATCAACATCCAACACTTCTTCAACGACAAACCAAGCTCGGATAAGTATCCAATGCCATCAGTTGATATACTGGAGgataaaaaatacaaatggGACATTAAGTACTCAGTTAATAAGATAAACGAAGAGGCAGATTTAGTTTACTTATTCAATAAGTTTGTCAGTAATATTGGATACTCTGCGTTCCGCTCAAGTGAAAGTGATGCTAATGTTGATGTTTACACAGATGATGGATATGTGCagattgatgaaaatgcgTCCGAACTACAAAACATAACAAGGGCATACAGCGCAAGAGCATTGAAACGTAAGTCTTTAAAAGttaaaaaatga
- a CDS encoding uncharacterized protein (PKUD0C04290; similar to Saccharomyces cerevisiae YOL030W (GAS5); ancestral locus Anc_7.114), whose amino-acid sequence MKLASLLSLASTFIASANALTPITVKDNAFYVGNTDERFYIRGVDYQPGGSSNLTDPLGDPDICKRDIPYFQDLGLNAIRVYTVDNTLNHTECMTALNDAGIYVIIDVNTPKTSISRHDPACSYNLDYLTEIFATIDDFATFNNTLGFFSANELVNNVYSFQFSPYVKAVTRDMKQYMRAKKYRAIPVGYSAADVSEVRLPLAHYLNCGDNDDERIDILGVNDYSWCGHSSFVVSGYKEKVADYSGYSIPIFLSEFGCNKVSGDRPFTEIQAIYSTQMSSVFSGGLVYEYFEYVNKYGLVEVDTNTDDVTKLGDYNNLKNMLSSTENPQGDGGAAHYNFSECPTGLNFSISVPSQPSGFAQLVKTGPNGNNYGLEANTQDACYDDDDDSDIASSSVSSSSASSTSIKSSFGSSSTALKSSTTSSSSSSSSSSSSSSSVSSVSSISSHSHNAGSAIVSNTLFSIAALTLNLLSF is encoded by the coding sequence ATGAAGCTGGCCTCTCTTTTATCATTAGCTTCGACTTTCATTGCATCCGCCAATGCACTCACTCCCATCACCGTGAAGGATAATGCCTTTTATGTTGGTAATACCGATGAACGGTTCTATATTAGAGGAGTCGATTATCAACCCGGCGGTTCATCCAACTTGACCGATCCATTGGGTGATCCAGATATTTGTAAGAGAGACATCCCTTATTTCCAAGATCTAGGCTTGAATGCAATCAGAGTTTACACTGTTGATAACACATTGAATCATACCGAATGTATGACTGCCTTAAACGATGCAGGTATCTACGTTATAATAGATGTCAACACTCCTAAAACCTCAATTTCGAGACATGACCCCGCTTGTTCGTACAACCTCGATTATTTGACTGAGATCTTTGCAACAATCGATGATTTTGCTACATTTAATAACACACTAGGTTTCTTCTCTGCTAATGAATTAGTCAATAATGTATATTCATTTCAGTTTTCTCCTTATGTTAAGGCAGTTACGAGAGACATGAAGCAGTACATGAGAGCCAAGAAATATAGGGCAATTCCTGTTGGTTATTCTGCTGCCGATGTTTCTGAGGTTAGGCTGCCACTTGCCCATTACTTAAATTGTGGtgacaatgatgatgaaagaatCGATATACTTGGTGTTAATGATTATTCTTGGTGTGGTCATTCTTCCTTTGTCGTGTCTGGttacaaagaaaaagttgcAGATTATAGTGGCTATTCAATCCCAATCTTTCTCTCTGAGTTTGGCTGCAATAAAGTTTCTGGCGATCGTCCATTTACTGAGATTCAAGCCATCTACTCCACACAGATGTCTTCGGTCTTCTCTGGTGGGTTAGTCTATGAATATTTCGAGTACGTTAATAAATATGGTCTAGTTGAAGTAGATACCAACACCGACGATGTTACCAAATTAGGCGACTATAATAATTTAAAGAATATGTTATCATCTACTGAAAACCCCCAAGGTGACGGAGGTGCTGCCCATTACAACTTCTCAGAATGCCCAACTGGATTAAATTTTAGTATTAGTGTTCCTTCACAGCCATCTGGATTTGCTCAGCTAGTTAAAACTGGTCCAAATGGTAACAATTATGGTCTTGAAGCTAATACTCAAGATGCCTGTtacgatgatgatgatgactcTGATATTGCATCGTCATCGGTGTCATCTTCCtcagcttcttcaacttctaTTAAGTCCTCCTTTGGGTCATCATCCACAGCATTAAAATCCTCGACtacttcatcatcatcttcctcgTCCTCGTCCTCgtcctcttcttcttccgTTTCCTCAGTTTCTTCGATTTCCTCCCACTCTCACAATGCAGGTTCAGCTATCGTTTCGAATACACTTTTTTCCATAGCTGCATTGACTCTGAACCTTCTATCATTTTAA
- a CDS encoding uncharacterized protein (PKUD0C04310; similar to Saccharomyces cerevisiae YBR200W (BEM1); ancestral locus Anc_8.539): MASIFKKAKDRSSKEKLRTSSGTSVHSHYNPENPLNAPSEVAQATRSHIARNNNELSFKKGDFFHIVARNVVASDGTIEIFDPIHGSRGRAPASCFKFFEKTHNSITSPISAPNSDTESSNRGSSNIRINSTSSSVSSKHEKPTGSLFGVVLYDFKAERSDELSVNAGDIIYICAHHEFEWYIAKFLNKVGEVGLVPVSYVQLIDAVTRIPFKESPRLIIEGENLPTVDEWKAIKNKHKASSKNVGSNSQRNTHNSNHSNLYIFPVNPNIESFSSTNNKFWFLIKVTMSDNSTRMLCRYYEDFFNFHQKLLSTFPHEGGKFDTKDRRERILPFIPGPVVDVTENLCHKRLIDLNDYLIQLLSLPDYISKCPLVQSFFDIMDGDEDSHHPSNRSGLAVEPQRPAPNLKIINSDNTINSNSTPNNNSSNNPQQQQNHHQQRTSETLSQSNFDRRSQYESTNMRSSHVSNRFSDLNKRNSTSSSTSSILSQQLQQVHLNSQKSTNSLINKPDRIKLKFYYNEDIFALSVPSNIKLYDLKLLIAPKLDESNLTKDIQSAIQLFSKDDVNRDNGNFEISTAIVNDDQLSGDKNFIDKGKFLVIVQ; this comes from the coding sequence ATGGcttctattttcaagaaGGCAAAGGACAGGTCGTCCAAGGAGAAACTCAGAACGTCTTCCGGTACTTCCGTACATTCACATTATAACCCGGAAAACCCATTAAACGCCCCTTCTGAAGTTGCACAAGCAACGAGGTCCCATATTGCAAGGAATAACAACGAATTGTCCTTCAAGAAGGGGGATTTCTTTCACATAGTGGCCAGAAACGTTGTTGCAAGCGATGGAACAATAGAGATATTCGATCCTATCCATGGCAGCAGGGGTAGAGCACCAGCTTCCTGTTTTAAGTTCTTTGAGAAAACCCATAATAGTATAACATCACCCATTTCAGCCCCAAATTCTGACACTGAGAGTAGCAACCGTGGGAGCTCAAACATCCGTATCAACTCGACCTCTTCATCGGTGTCATCTAAACACGAGAAACCAACGGGCTCTTTATTTGGTGTTGTGCTTTATGATTTCAAGGCTGAAAGATCAGACGAATTGTCGGTTAATGCCGGGGATATCATTTATATTTGTGCACATCATGAATTCGAGTGGTATATTGCAAAGTTTCTAAATAAAGTCGGCGAAGTTGGTTTGGTCCCTGTATCATACGTTCAATTAATTGATGCAGTAACTAGGATTCCGTTCAAAGAATCTCCTAGATTAATAATTGAAGGTGAAAACTTACCAACAGTTGATGAATGGAAAGCaattaaaaacaaacacaagGCAAGTAGTAAAAATGTAGGCTCCAACTCTCAAAGAAACACTCACAATTCAAATCATTCGAATCTTTACATTTTCCCAGTCAATCCAAATattgaatctttttcaagtacTAACAACaagttttggtttttgaTCAAAGTTACAATGTCTGATAATTCCACTAGGATGTTGTGTAGGTATTATGaagatttcttcaacttccaTCAGAAACTACTCTCAACGTTCCCTCATGAAGGGGGTAAATTCGATACAAAGGATAGGAGAGAACGGATTCTACCATTTATACCAGGTCCGGTTGTTGACGTGACAGAAAATTTATGCCACAAGAGACtaattgatttgaatgattATTTGATTCAATTATTATCGCTGCCAGATTACATATCCAAATGTCCTTTAGTCCAATCTTTCTTTGACATAATGGACGGTGATGAAGATTCGCATCATCCTTCAAATAGGAGCGGCTTGGCAGTCGAACCTCAAAGACCTGCCCctaatttgaaaataataaattcaGATAATACAATAAATAGCAACTCCACTCCTAATAACAATAGTAGCAATAATccacaacagcaacaaaaCCACCATCAACAACGTACTAGTGAAACTCTATCACAATCAAACTTTGATAGAAGGTCGCAATATGAATCAACAAACATGAGGAGCTCACATGTATCAAATAGATTTAGTGATTTgaataaaagaaattcaacGTCTTCTTCGACATCCTCAATTCTATCCCAGCAATTACAACAAGTACATCTAAATAGccaaaaatcaacaaattctCTAATCAATAAACCTGATagaataaaattgaagttttaTTATAACGAAGATATTTTTGCATTGTCGGTTCCCTCGAATATCAAATTATATGATTTGAAACTATTGATTGCTCCAAAACTTGATGAGTCGAACCTAACGAAAGATATCCAATCGGCAATACAATTGTTCTCAAAGGACGATGTTAATCGAGATAatggaaattttgaaatctcCACTGCCATAGTGAATGATGATCAACTCAGCGGTGATAAAAACTTTATTGATAAAGGTAAGTTCTTAGTAATTGTACAAtaa
- a CDS encoding uncharacterized protein (PKUD0C04280; similar to Saccharomyces cerevisiae YIR003W (AIM21); ancestral locus Anc_7.156): MDIPQVPTTRPKRSKSTSPDTFESPQVPNTRPSRTVGASPIPNVPSTRPKKAHEQSVSCTVPNIDHKPSSENSDLPIPSVPKSRPKAPKASYCDRQGSEESLSKPTTGTIVAERDEVSSVGQHVFHAGSESQVNLLSDDDTAEKQPSLSIPIENEGNTEQLGTKAQSIISDELKRETEYEIQEEKADQENKQALDLGEKSNEFLALQNETSVNPASKQKELESTKSLDDSKNEYSFGSSDSSMADEDITYAKKDDDESKSIGKVPSEEEPQNDQTGLLKEKTSTEEPLTASVVDNAEYSCIADAESRRGVPPSTEEILPESDIKHTEEPAEESIEEPLSSLFTANSESVKDQAAQNFPSTAEESKSEKQVLVSQTEADTSFDVAKNSSTVSLDEPIKKEEHTNKEENYEPQGLQNDGGKTKNTPSVPASRPKVHEKETPVVPTTRPKHVSINSSEDTTESASASTVNKKPPPRPKKPSSRIAQFQEMLEQQQKQDLGLFNKPKPKSPAKRPTFTNEIPEPNEKSIGADDSEKQYPVNRLNSNFAESLNGMIGVGLPGMAFGAGSYEAIRKVKAVASSLSNEDEAESGGTVETDEVNAKDAKGDIRRARAKGPRGRKLPGSLKKVVEVNDLTLGNKFSVQVFDIWTLRTDLKTCKDDTDGPKHLGLEESESTYSGKGLNEDEIDLTRVNTEQDTSVREDANQRENERESVLADASETTPEGLLVDADSNKLNEIEEKKEEIVEEQEGKNGAKDEEEEIEEEKVHFGATDQGKQEEENSNNDDISIVDAYLVE; this comes from the exons ATGGATATACCTCAAGTGCCTACGACT AGACCAAAGAGATCAAAGTCCACTTCTCCGGACACTTTTGAATCACCTCAAGTTCCAAATACTAGACCATCAAGGACAGTGGGTGCATCGCCAATTCCAAATGTTCCTTCAACAAGACCGAAGAAGGCACATGAACAATCAGTTTCATGCACAGTGCCAAACATAGACCACAAACCCAGTTCTGAAAACAGCGACTTGCCAATTCCAAGCGTACCTAAATCAAGACCAAAGGCACCAAAAGCTAGCTATTGCGATCGTCAAGGATCTGAGGAATCGCTCTCGAAACCGACTACTGGAACTATAGTCGCAGAGAGAGACGAGGTCTCCAGTGTGGGCCAGCATGTTTTTCATGCGGGATCCGAATCACAGGTTAATTTGTTATCAGATGATGATACTGCCGAAAAACAGCCATCTCTAAGTAttccaattgaaaatgaaggaaaTACCGAACAATTGGGAACAAAGGCACAAAGTATTATCAGTGATGAGCtgaagagagaaacagaATATGAAATCCAAGAAGAGAAGGCGGATCAAGAAAATAAGCAAGCATTAGATTTAGGAGAAAAATCAAACGAATTCTTGGCGTTACAAAATGAAACTTCGGTGAATCCTGCATCCAAGCAAAAAGAGTTAGAGTCGACTAAGAGCTTAGATGATAGTAAAAATGAGTATAGTTTTGGAAGCAGTGATTCATCAATGGCAGATGAGGATATAACCTATGCCAAAaaggatgatgatgagagTAAATCGATTGGTAAAGTCCCATCAGAGGAAGAGCCACAGAATGACCAAACGGGattgttgaaggaaaaaactTCAACCGAAGAGCCTTTAACAGCTAGTGTTGTCGACAATGCAGAATATTCTTGCATCGCTGATGCGGAATCGAGGAGAGGGGTACCTCCATcaactgaagaaattcttCCTGAGTCTGACATAAAACATACCGAGGAACCAGCTGAAGAATCAATTGAAGAGCCATTGTCTTCACTTTTTACAGCAAATTCAGAAAGCGTAAAAGACCAAGCGGCTCAAAACTTTCCGTCTACTGCAGAGGAGTCTAAATCGGAAAAGCAAGTACTAGTTTCTCAAACCGAAGCAGATACTTCATTTGATGTGGCCAAAAACTCGAGTACCGTTAGCTTGGACGAACCAATTAAGAAGGAAGAGCATACAAACAAGGAAGAGAATTATGAACCACAAGGATTACAAAATGATGGtggtaaaacaaaaaatactCCCAGTGTCCCAGCCTCTAGGCCAAAGGTGCATGAAAAAGAGACGCCAGTAGTTCCAACAACTCGACCAAAGCATGTTTCTATAAATTCATCTGAGGATACAACCGAATCTGCTTCTGCTTCAACAGTTAACAAGAAACCACCGCCACGTCCGAAAAAACCATCGTCTAGAATTGcacaatttcaagaaatgttagagcaacaacaaaagCAAGATTTAGGATTATTTAATAAACCAAAACCCAAATCACCAGCCAAGAGGCCAACATTTACCAATGAAATACCTGaaccaaatgaaaagtCTATAGGAGCAGATGATTCCGAAAAACAATATCCTGTTAACAGACTGAACTCTAATTTTGCTGAAAGTTTGAATGGAATGATAGGCGTAGGGCTACCTGGCATGGCATTTGGAGCAGGATCATACGAGGCAATAAGGAAGGTCAAGGCAGTTGCATCATCTTTATCAAATGAGGATGAAGCAGAAAGTGGAGGAACGGTGGAGACTGATGAAGTGAATGCAAAGGATGCCAAAGGCGATATTAGAAGAGCAAGAGCTAAGGGTCCAAGAGGTAGAAAGCTACCAGGCAGCTTGAAGAAGGTAGTTGAAGTAAATGACTTGACGTTAGGAAACAAATTCAGTGTACAGGTTTTTGATATATGGACTTTGAGAACGGACTTGAAAACATGCAAAGATGATACAGACGGTCCCAAGCATCTTGGTTTGGAAGAGTCAGAGAGCACTTATTCTGGTAAGGGCTTAAATgaggatgaaattgatcTAACAAGAGTCAATACCGAACAGGATACTTCAGTACGAGAAGATGcaaatcaaagagaaaacgAGAGAGAATCCGTTCTAGCCGATGCCAGCGAAACAACTCCAGAGGGACTCCTAGTTGATGCTGACAGTAATAAGCTAAAtgaaattgaggaaaagaaagaagagatAGTAGAAGAACAGGAAGGAAAAAACGGAGCAAAAgacgaagaagaggaaatagaggaagaaaaagttcATTTTGGTGCAACAGACCAAGGAAAacaggaagaagaaaacagcaacaacgACGACATCTCTATTGTGGATGCATATCTTGTCGAATAG
- a CDS encoding uncharacterized protein (PKUD0C04320; Pfam Domains: SIS(1e-10)): protein MTNTHHIESLPCTRGSSSSLSTLSTYIPSDASPLLDVAVGRMGLVLATQSEALISLERLYSQFPTLSRGGNEVDGTSDQWAVAQLRTSLRILNNALAVGGKIVLAGMGKSHKIAAKSVATLNSLRVHAALLHAGEALHGDLGIIREDHGDALVVVSASGNSPEIDQLLNHVPTNVPVILVTCTRHSPLESEGRVVSIILAEVPPQCKETNIYGLSAPTVTTTLCLAILDAVAIALAELHISDYQVRKELFAINHPGGAIGINHQREKLGSFNNTNNTSLLSVNTVATSMTSLYSNGSIAKTQTITLEKLPDLELDILRLLTLNDYIVLSENSILLTVERLGPSTEIVLSMTIHGLRPVTQFSSLPCLIPPLDYNWSPFLLLLLLLLFSHYNSLTACIASLYLQLHLLFI, encoded by the coding sequence ATGACAAACACACACCATATTGAATCTCTCCCCTGTACTAGGGGCTCCTCCTCTTCCCTCTCGACGCTCTCCACGTACATCCCTTCCGACGCCTCCCCGCTCTTGGACGTTGCCGTGGGGAGAATGGGGCTCGTTCTCGCGACTCAGAGTGAAGCATTGATTTCCTTGGAGAGATTATATTCACAATTTCCCACCTTGTCAAGGGGGGGAAACGAGGTTGATGGGACTTCTGATCAGTGGGCAGTTGCACAGCTACGGACATCGCTCCGTATACTCAACAATGCCCTTGCAGTTGGTGGGAAAATAGTGCTTGCCGGTATGGGGAAGTCGCACAAAATAGCTGCCAAGAGTGTGGCAACGTTAAATTCCCTAAGGGTCCATGCGGCACTTTTACATGCCGGAGAAGCCCTTCATGGAGACCTGGGTATTATTAGAGAAGATCATGGGGATGCTCTCGTTGTTGTTTCTGCATCTGGGAACTCACCAGAAATTGACCAACTTCTTAATCATGTTCCAACTAATGTCCCTGTCATTCTGGTAACTTGCACCCGCCATTCACCACTGGAATCCGAAGGACGGGTGGTGTCCATCATTTTGGCCGAAGTTCCTCCTCAATGTAAGGAGACAAACATATACGGATTGAGTGCTCCAACAGTGACAACGACCCTCTGTTTGGCCATTTTAGATGCAGTGGCAATTGCATTGGCTGAATTGCATATTAGCGATTATCAAGTACGTAAGGAACTATTTGCAATTAATCACCCAGGCGGTGCAATTGGAATTAACCATCAACGAGAGAAACTCGGTTCCTTTAACAATACAAACAATACAAGTCTATTGTCGGTGAATACTGTAGCTACCTCCATGACCTCATTGTACTCTAATGGCTCAATTGCTAAGACACAAACCATCACTTTAGAAAAGCTCCCCGATTTAGAGCTCGATATTTTACGTTTATTGACCTTGAACGACTACATTGTCTTGTCGGAAAATTCCATATTATTGACTGTAGAAAGGCTAGGTCCCTCTACAGAGATTGTACTATCAATGACTATCCATGGCCTAAGACCCGTAACACAATTCTCGAGTCTGCCTTGCCTCATACCTCCCCTTGACTACAATTGGTCACctttcctcctcctcctcctcctcctcctcttttCTCACTATAACTCTTTAACGGCTTGCATTGCCTCCCTTTATTTACAGTTACACCTTCTCTTTATATAA
- a CDS encoding uncharacterized protein (PKUD0C04330; Pfam Domains: FAD_binding_1(5.1e-22)|Flavodoxin_1(9.5e- 19)|NAD_binding_1(1.6e-12)): protein MEVLIVYSTQSGTSEDLSFRFSRKVSACKVVNTSQIQDLDDLKGFPIVVFFISSYGDGEPCDDGIRFIQMLKDEKKLHIKYSLFGCGNSLYDDYQGAAHQFKKLMDGLGGDLVGDVGYSDEAFNGVVDDFESWSFDYLNLLSDMGIKLNRSNGYREAYQITEVSEMPKQQSRPPYHEMNPFYARITNIVRNKDQYMHFEVELDSVHSRMKYQSGDHIGIYPVNDGEIVDELMAILGIVDCGSVRVMPVNRMESCKWNRVYSSIRELLMGHVEISGVLSRKFVKDLTDYFITSESTKRRLQELIRSRDVFRREVVERKLTIVRFFKEFDLSKNDYTSIPLSFILETFGHIKPRYYSITSSECVEKDRVGVMIKLVKDKPNNFVGQCSQTIMLAKSDTALGVFIRRSKFKLPYDLSRPLIFVGAGTGVAPFRGFLMEIVSAKYKLDQITRVVMYLGFRTASACHYLYADDFARYKELLGDRLSIRIAESQVTGKYVQDLLVEDTNLVKRLVENGGCVYVCGDKAGLALGVRRALGQILGGSSTHSLEYLAAVGRFKEDVW, encoded by the coding sequence ATGGAAGTTTTAATAGTATATTCAACGCAGTCTGGGACAAGTGAAGATTTATCTTTTCGTTTTTCAAGGAAAGTTTCCGCCTGTAAAGTTGTGAATACATCACAAATAcaagatttggatgatttgAAAGGATTCccaattgttgttttcttcatcagttCATATGGAGATGGTGAACCATGTGACGATGGTATTCGATTTATCCAAATGCTCAAGGACGAAAAGAAGTTGCATATCAAGTATTCATTATTCGGGTGTGGGAATTCATTATATGATGATTATCAAGGTGCCGCCCATCAATTTAAGAAACTAATGGATGGGTTAGGTGGGGACTTGGTAGGGGATGTTGGGTATTCGGACGAGGCCTTCAATGGGGtggttgatgattttgagagTTGGTCATTTGATTATCTGAATCTCTTGAGCGATATGGGCATCAAATTGAATCGGAGCAACGGATATAGAGAGGCGTATCAGATAACGGAGGTTTCTGAGATGCCCAAACAACAGAGTCGGCCACCGTACCATGAGATGAACCCATTCTATGCGAGGATAACAAACATCGTGAGAAACAAAGATCAGTACATGCATTTTGAGGTGGAATTGGATAGCGTCCACAGCCGGATGAAATATCAAAGTGGGGACCATATTGGGATCTACCCCGTGAACGACGGGGAGATAGTTGACGAGCTGATGGCGATTTTAGGAATAGTTGACTGTGGGTCCGTCAGGGTCATGCCTGTGAACCGCATGGAGTCGTGCAAATGGAACCGGGTGTACAGCTCCATTAGGGAGCTACTAATGGGGCATGTGGAGATCAGTGGAGTACTATCGAGAAAGTTTGTTAAGGACTTGACGGACTATTTCATCACCTCGGAGAGTACCAAGAGAAGGTTACAGGAGCTCATCAGGAGTAGGGATGTTTTCCGAAgagaagttgttgaacGAAAGCTTACAATCGttagatttttcaaagagtttGACCTTTCCAAGAATGACTACACTAGCATACCTTTGTCATTTATCCTCGAGACATTTGGACATATCAAGCCCCGATATTATTCCATTACAAGCAGTGAATGTGTCGAAAAAGACCGGGTCGGAGTCATGATAAAACTAGTAAAAGATAAACCAAACAACTTTGTTGGTCAATGTTCGCAAACAATCATGTTAGCCAAGAGTGACACTGCATTGGGGGTGTTTATCCGCCGGAGCAAATTCAAACTCCCCTACGATCTAAGCCGTCCGTTGATTTTCGTGGGCGCAGGCACTGGGGTCGCACCGTTCCGTGGGTTTCTCATGGAGATCGTCTCAGCCAAGTACAAGCTGGACCAAATCACCCGCGTGGTGATGTACCTTGGGTTCCGCACGGCGTCTGCGTGCCACTACCTCTATGCGGACGACTTTGCCCGCTACAAAGAGCTGTTGGGAGACCGGCTTAGTATACGTATTGCCGAGTCCCAGGTGACTGGGAAGTACGTGCAAGATCTCCTTGTTGAAGACACCAACCTGGTGAAGAGACTCGTTGAAAATGGCGGTTGTGTCTATGTCTGTGGGGATAAGGCCGGGCTTGCCCTTGGGGTGCGGCGGGCTCTGGGACAGATTCTTGGCGGGAGTAGCACCCATTCTCTGGAGTACCTTGCTGCGGTTGGGCGGTTCAAGGAGGACGTTTGGTGA